The Nostoc sp. 'Lobaria pulmonaria (5183) cyanobiont' genome window below encodes:
- a CDS encoding nSTAND1 domain-containing NTPase, with protein MVERHAQVDITAANERALRSLGRAIALSSGQFSLVLVCCNYQVLQELMLQRLEELSSGVHHIQKVVLPHNARSLYTSIHLQLLTEANPPSALMILGLESVDGLDDLLRSINHIRDEFRKRHPFPMILWVNQEILQKVVRLAPDFASWAATPIRFEMTTQSLLQFLQQETDSLFATVLANDAAQHQPPQVAKHYSTVEQVWEHSYELHFAIKELHNRGITLEPELHASLEFVFGLDNYISDRINTGLVHFQQSLQVWQKLAEREEAGEQESRGAGGDEGVFSSSTPPNRPSPLLLRQGILLFYIGLCYCRFAEQNQIENRRHWYTAKSYFQQCLNILQVAGRLDIVAGFINQLAEVLQYLQEWEELQTVAQKSLELHQTYGTQIQLACDYGFLAQVAVQQSRWVQASILAHVSLLKLGEAQKQNDPYNCLFPLLLAQIYYLVLAKAQRNLGELEVAREYLDKATKELPAALESSAHQYDAHRYIRLLRRLRSLYFEEGRYLEAYYIRQKRRSVEQQYGFRAFIGAGRLQPQRQATNPALMSPSGSSSVALEIAASGRERDINNLIGRISRADQKLTVIHGQSGVGKSSTVTAGLVPALQNRAIGDQIAVPVVLQVYTDWARELGKSLSEAMFNDASLAIYADIKPEAAIEPEALPYPGTPFTIGRILQQLQENADRHLITVLIFDQFEEFFFGYSDRNQKQEFDKFISDCLNIPFVKVILSLREDYLHRLLDFKHLSALEAINNNILDKHIRYQLNNFSPEYAKAIIRKLTERSQFNLEPALIDALIEDLSTEFGEVRPIELQVVGAQIQDERITTLEEYQPYRPNKLIERYIKELIKDCGPENERAALLVLYLLTDESNNRPFKTRAELAAQLAELEDADKLDLVLEILVRSGLVVLFPDVPERYQLIHDYLVDLIRYLQQQESSLQVQLNQLRYKVEQSKAEIERLKSELSQNNQRSKLVTSHPQQGLDLLTELRELHKREELSQLEIEQLRAELKEKELTAKLAESQKKQRLSEAQLNRSLKIALTASVLAIFGLSVSIVTAVDSEIKTLSASSEALFASQKGIDALKEALKAGRKLQQTVWVDSNTREQVQTALYQAVSGVREYNRLDGHISGVNSATFSLDRSLIASASADTTIKLWRPDGSLVKTLSGHEDVVNSVSFSPDSQIIASASQDKTIKLWSREGQLLATLLGHRGVVNSVSFSPDGQIIASASTDKTVKLWSRDGKLLKTLQGHDGAVLSVAWSTDGQTLASGSADKTVKLWNRDGKPLKTLQGHDDAVKSLAWSPDGQTIASASLDQTIKLWNLEGKLLRTLSGHSAGVTSVSFSRDGNTIASASTDETIKLWSSEGVLLGTLKGHNNWVNSVSFSPDGRTLVSASRDKTIKLWHWDDVLLRKPKADNDDWITSISFSPGDRTLAAASRDKTVKLFSRDGKLLRILTGHQGQVWGVAWSPDGQVIASASKDKTVKLWSSNGQLLNTLQGHNDAILSVAWSPDGQLIASASKDKTVKLWSRNGKLLNTLQGHQEAVNWVSFSPDGKLLASASDDKTVKIWSVDGKLLYTLNGHSRRVNGVAWSPDGQSIASVSIDSTVKIWNRDGNLLNTLTGDGDSFISVSFSPDGKTLAASSDDKVRIWRREGTLLIALKGDKDELTSVSFSHDGKTLAAGSGNGTVIFRDLADIQLEKLLARGCNLLHDYLQTNQKVMKSDRALCFGR; from the coding sequence ATGGTTGAACGACACGCACAAGTAGATATAACAGCAGCTAATGAGCGTGCTTTACGGAGTTTGGGGAGAGCAATTGCCCTTTCTAGCGGTCAATTTTCCCTGGTTTTGGTGTGCTGCAATTATCAAGTTTTGCAAGAACTTATGCTGCAACGACTCGAAGAACTCTCTTCAGGAGTACACCACATTCAAAAGGTAGTTCTGCCGCATAATGCCAGAAGTCTTTACACAAGTATTCATTTACAACTGCTAACCGAAGCTAATCCGCCATCGGCGTTGATGATTTTGGGTTTAGAGTCAGTTGATGGACTCGACGATTTACTCAGGTCTATCAATCATATTCGGGATGAATTTCGCAAACGTCACCCATTTCCAATGATTTTATGGGTGAACCAAGAAATATTGCAAAAGGTAGTCCGTTTAGCACCAGATTTTGCTAGTTGGGCAGCGACACCGATTCGGTTTGAAATGACAACTCAATCACTGCTGCAATTTCTGCAACAGGAAACTGACTCTTTATTTGCTACAGTGTTAGCAAACGATGCTGCACAACACCAACCTCCTCAAGTTGCAAAGCATTATTCCACTGTCGAGCAAGTCTGGGAACATAGTTATGAACTCCACTTTGCGATTAAAGAGTTGCACAATCGTGGTATTACCTTAGAGCCAGAATTACACGCTAGTTTAGAATTTGTTTTTGGTCTAGATAATTATATTAGCGATCGCATCAATACAGGTTTAGTCCATTTTCAGCAAAGCTTGCAAGTTTGGCAAAAGTTGGCAGAGAGAGAAGAAGCAGGGGAGCAGGAGAGTAGGGGAGCAGGGGGAGATGAGGGGGTATTTTCTTCGTCTACGCCTCCTAATCGCCCATCTCCCCTACTGCTGCGACAGGGCATTTTGCTGTTTTATATTGGGCTGTGTTATTGCCGTTTTGCAGAGCAAAATCAAATAGAAAACCGCCGCCATTGGTACACTGCTAAATCTTATTTTCAGCAGTGCTTGAATATTTTGCAGGTGGCTGGGCGTTTGGATATAGTTGCTGGATTTATTAATCAACTCGCTGAGGTTTTGCAATATCTGCAAGAGTGGGAAGAATTGCAGACAGTTGCTCAAAAGTCTCTGGAGTTACATCAAACTTATGGTACTCAAATCCAACTAGCTTGTGACTACGGTTTTCTGGCGCAAGTAGCTGTGCAGCAGTCGCGGTGGGTACAGGCAAGTATCTTAGCACACGTATCACTGCTGAAATTAGGTGAGGCGCAAAAACAGAATGACCCTTATAACTGCTTATTTCCATTACTATTGGCGCAAATTTACTATTTAGTGTTGGCGAAAGCACAGCGAAATTTAGGTGAGCTAGAAGTCGCTCGTGAATACTTAGATAAGGCAACAAAAGAACTACCAGCAGCCTTAGAAAGCAGTGCCCATCAATACGATGCCCATCGTTATATTCGCTTATTGCGGAGACTGCGATCGCTCTACTTTGAAGAAGGGCGATATTTAGAAGCCTATTACATTCGGCAGAAACGGCGTTCTGTTGAGCAGCAGTATGGTTTTCGGGCTTTTATTGGTGCAGGGCGTTTGCAACCCCAAAGACAGGCGACAAATCCAGCACTGATGTCACCTTCTGGAAGTAGTAGCGTTGCTCTAGAAATTGCAGCTTCTGGTCGAGAGCGTGATATTAATAACTTAATTGGCAGAATTAGCCGCGCCGATCAAAAGCTGACGGTGATTCACGGTCAATCAGGGGTGGGTAAGAGTTCTACCGTCACGGCGGGTTTAGTTCCAGCACTGCAAAATCGAGCCATTGGCGATCAAATAGCCGTGCCTGTGGTACTGCAAGTTTATACTGATTGGGCACGAGAATTAGGGAAATCTTTAAGTGAGGCGATGTTTAATGATGCATCCCTGGCGATTTACGCTGATATTAAACCAGAAGCAGCCATTGAACCGGAAGCTTTGCCTTACCCTGGCACACCGTTCACCATCGGTAGAATTTTACAACAACTCCAAGAAAATGCCGATCGCCATTTGATCACAGTTTTAATTTTTGACCAGTTTGAAGAATTTTTCTTTGGTTATAGCGATCGCAATCAAAAACAAGAGTTTGATAAATTTATTAGCGATTGTCTGAATATACCCTTTGTGAAAGTTATCCTTTCCTTGCGAGAAGATTATTTACATCGGTTATTAGACTTTAAACATCTCTCGGCACTGGAAGCGATTAATAATAATATTCTCGATAAGCATATCCGCTATCAGTTAAATAATTTTTCGCCAGAATATGCTAAAGCAATTATCCGAAAATTGACGGAGCGATCGCAGTTTAATTTAGAACCCGCTTTAATTGATGCCTTAATCGAAGATTTATCAACAGAATTTGGAGAAGTCCGCCCCATTGAATTACAAGTTGTAGGAGCGCAAATTCAAGATGAACGCATTACTACACTAGAAGAATATCAGCCATATAGACCCAACAAACTTATCGAACGATATATTAAGGAACTGATTAAAGACTGTGGACCAGAAAATGAACGAGCCGCTTTACTCGTCTTATACTTATTAACAGATGAAAGCAACAACCGACCTTTTAAAACTCGTGCTGAGTTAGCGGCGCAGCTAGCAGAGTTAGAAGATGCTGACAAATTAGATTTAGTATTAGAAATTTTAGTACGTTCCGGTTTAGTAGTTCTCTTTCCTGATGTACCAGAACGCTATCAACTGATTCACGATTATTTAGTAGACTTGATTCGCTATCTACAACAACAAGAATCGAGCTTACAGGTACAACTAAATCAGTTACGCTATAAAGTAGAACAAAGTAAAGCTGAGATTGAGCGACTGAAGAGCGAACTTAGTCAAAATAACCAGCGTTCTAAATTGGTAACATCTCATCCCCAACAGGGATTAGACTTATTAACAGAATTGCGAGAATTACACAAGCGGGAAGAATTAAGTCAGTTAGAAATTGAGCAATTACGAGCTGAACTTAAAGAAAAAGAGTTAACAGCTAAACTTGCAGAAAGTCAAAAGAAACAAAGACTTAGTGAAGCTCAATTAAATCGTTCGCTGAAAATTGCCCTAACCGCTTCTGTTCTCGCCATCTTCGGATTAAGTGTTTCCATAGTCACAGCAGTAGATAGCGAAATTAAAACCCTCAGTGCATCCAGTGAAGCCCTCTTTGCCTCGCAAAAAGGTATTGATGCCTTAAAAGAAGCTTTAAAGGCAGGGAGAAAATTACAACAAACAGTCTGGGTAGATTCCAATACAAGAGAGCAAGTACAGACGGCGCTTTATCAAGCAGTTTCCGGGGTAAGAGAATATAACCGCTTGGATGGGCATATATCTGGCGTCAATAGTGCTACATTCAGCCTCGATCGCTCTTTAATTGCCTCAGCCAGTGCGGATACTACAATCAAACTCTGGCGTCCTGATGGTAGCTTGGTCAAAACCTTGTCGGGGCATGAAGATGTAGTTAATAGCGTCAGTTTCAGCCCAGATAGTCAAATCATTGCTTCCGCTAGTCAAGACAAGACGATAAAACTTTGGAGTCGAGAAGGTCAATTGCTTGCTACTTTATTAGGACATCGGGGTGTGGTGAATAGTGTTAGTTTCAGCCCAGATGGTCAGATTATTGCTTCGGCGAGTACAGACAAAACAGTGAAACTGTGGAGTCGGGATGGTAAGCTGCTCAAAACTTTGCAGGGACATGATGGTGCAGTCTTGAGTGTTGCTTGGTCAACCGATGGTCAAACCTTAGCTTCCGGGAGTGCTGACAAGACAGTGAAACTGTGGAATCGAGATGGTAAGCCGCTCAAAACCTTACAGGGACATGATGATGCAGTCAAAAGTCTAGCTTGGTCGCCCGATGGTCAAACAATTGCATCTGCTAGTTTAGACCAGACAATCAAGCTGTGGAATCTGGAGGGAAAGCTACTGCGAACCTTATCAGGTCATAGTGCTGGAGTTACCAGTGTCAGTTTTAGCCGCGATGGTAATACGATCGCTTCCGCAAGTACTGATGAGACAATCAAACTCTGGAGTTCTGAAGGTGTGTTGCTGGGAACCCTGAAGGGACATAATAATTGGGTTAACAGTGTCAGTTTCAGTCCAGACGGTCGCACCCTGGTTTCCGCCAGTCGGGACAAAACTATTAAACTTTGGCATTGGGACGATGTACTATTGCGAAAGCCGAAAGCCGATAATGATGACTGGATAACTAGCATCAGTTTTAGCCCAGGCGATCGCACCTTAGCAGCAGCAAGCCGAGACAAAACTGTAAAACTTTTCAGTCGTGATGGCAAGCTACTCCGTATATTGACGGGGCATCAGGGTCAAGTTTGGGGTGTAGCTTGGTCGCCCGATGGTCAAGTAATTGCCTCCGCTAGTAAAGATAAAACAGTAAAACTTTGGAGTAGCAACGGTCAACTGCTCAACACCTTACAGGGTCATAATGATGCCATCTTGAGTGTAGCTTGGTCGCCTGATGGTCAATTAATTGCCTCCGCTAGTAAAGATAAAACAGTGAAACTTTGGAGCCGCAACGGTAAACTACTTAACACCTTGCAGGGACATCAAGAAGCGGTGAATTGGGTAAGCTTTAGCCCTGATGGCAAGTTGTTAGCCTCAGCCAGCGATGATAAAACCGTGAAAATTTGGAGTGTAGATGGTAAATTGCTATACACATTAAATGGTCACAGCCGCCGGGTAAATGGGGTTGCTTGGTCGCCTGATGGTCAAAGCATTGCCTCAGTGAGTATTGACAGCACGGTGAAGATTTGGAATCGAGACGGTAATTTGCTAAATACTCTCACAGGCGATGGCGATAGTTTTATCAGTGTCAGTTTTAGCCCCGATGGCAAGACTTTAGCAGCTAGCAGTGATGACAAAGTGAGAATTTGGAGGCGAGAAGGGACGTTGCTGATTGCTTTGAAAGGCGATAAAGATGAGTTAACCAGCGTCAGTTTCAGCCATGACGGCAAGACTCTAGCTGCTGGTAGTGGTAATGGCACAGTAATTTTCCGAGATTTAGCAGATATCCAACTGGAAAAATTACTGGCACGAGGTTGCAATTTGCTACATGATTATTTGCAGACTAATCAGAAGGTAATGAAAAGCGATCGCGCCTTGTGTTTTGGTAGGTGA
- a CDS encoding P-loop NTPase fold protein — protein sequence MLLDLERFYQACNPSRPLIIGNASDRRYYIDFAAVRGGKIIEALQRTIARISPDIPTCQLFTGHLGCGKSTELLRLKAELEAQQFHVVYFESTHVLEMADVDVTDILLAIAGQVSESLEAMKMKFKPSYFTKLFGELVDFLQTPLDLGVEAELSVGIAKITAKTKESPQLRRRLRDYLEPRTANILQSINQELLERANKELKTRGKKGLVVIVDNLDRVAIRPLPSGRSLPEYLFIQRGEQLRKLNCHVVYTIPLALTFSNDSAELQHRLGGGVAPKVLPMIPVRLRSGEIFLQGLAMMRQMVLARAFPDILPSDRLGLITEVFDNLETLDRLCLISGGHVRDLLGLLFDCLREQDPPFDRECVELVIQRQRDYRTNAIDPHEWELIFQVVQQQRVRGDIEYHTLLRSLFVFEYRDHQGAWFAVNPVLAETEKFKSWLNDTHK from the coding sequence ATGCTCCTAGATTTAGAAAGATTTTATCAGGCTTGCAATCCGAGCAGACCTCTAATTATAGGAAACGCTAGCGATCGCAGGTACTATATTGATTTTGCTGCGGTGCGGGGTGGCAAAATTATCGAAGCTTTGCAGCGCACGATCGCTAGAATATCGCCAGATATCCCAACCTGTCAACTATTTACAGGACATCTCGGCTGTGGAAAATCAACAGAGTTGTTGCGCCTGAAAGCTGAGTTAGAAGCGCAGCAATTTCATGTAGTTTACTTTGAGTCTACCCATGTCTTAGAAATGGCCGATGTGGATGTGACTGATATTTTGTTAGCGATCGCTGGACAGGTGAGTGAAAGCCTAGAAGCGATGAAAATGAAGTTCAAGCCTAGCTACTTTACCAAGTTGTTTGGCGAACTTGTTGATTTCTTACAAACGCCACTTGACCTTGGGGTAGAAGCAGAATTGTCTGTGGGGATTGCCAAAATTACCGCGAAAACTAAAGAAAGTCCCCAATTACGGCGGCGGTTAAGAGATTATCTCGAACCGCGAACCGCAAATATTTTACAGTCAATTAATCAAGAATTACTAGAACGTGCCAACAAAGAACTGAAAACCAGGGGTAAAAAAGGACTGGTGGTGATTGTTGATAACTTAGATCGAGTCGCAATTCGACCTTTACCATCGGGGCGATCGCTGCCAGAATATTTATTTATTCAGCGTGGCGAACAATTACGCAAACTGAATTGTCATGTAGTCTACACTATTCCCCTAGCCTTGACTTTCTCCAACGATAGCGCCGAACTTCAGCATCGTTTGGGGGGTGGAGTCGCACCAAAAGTTTTACCGATGATACCTGTACGTTTGCGCTCTGGTGAGATTTTTCTGCAAGGGCTAGCAATGATGCGGCAAATGGTGCTAGCTAGAGCTTTTCCAGACATTTTACCTAGCGATCGGTTAGGCTTAATTACAGAGGTGTTTGATAATCTGGAAACCTTAGATCGATTGTGCTTGATTAGTGGTGGTCATGTACGCGACTTACTAGGGTTGCTATTTGACTGTCTGCGAGAACAAGATCCACCCTTTGATCGGGAGTGTGTTGAACTAGTGATTCAAAGACAGCGGGATTACCGAACTAACGCTATCGATCCTCATGAGTGGGAACTAATCTTTCAGGTAGTGCAACAGCAACGAGTTAGAGGTGATATAGAATACCACACCCTTTTGCGAAGTCTATTTGTATTTGAATACCGCGATCATCAAGGAGCTTGGTTTGCCGTCAACCCAGTTTTAGCAGAGACGGAAAAATTTAAATCATGGTTGAACGACACGCACAAGTAG
- a CDS encoding PEP-CTERM sorting domain-containing protein (PEP-CTERM proteins occur, often in large numbers, in the proteomes of bacteria that also encode an exosortase, a predicted intramembrane cysteine proteinase. The presence of a PEP-CTERM domain at a protein's C-terminus predicts cleavage within the sorting domain, followed by covalent anchoring to some some component of the (usually Gram-negative) cell surface. Many PEP-CTERM proteins exhibit an unusual sequence composition that includes large numbers of potential glycosylation sites. Expression of one such protein has been shown restore the ability of a bacterium to form floc, a type of biofilm.), producing MKSFFSLAAAQVAPSLVLCATSIIASTNLAQAADLTFNWKGDAGYSASGSFSYDETTTPAIISESGAGATKALQSLNVSFFNPSQELIGTNNEVVNGVSSNQFFDFNFDTTTGNLFGAFDVGTGSGIDDVFLSNVEAPGRIFISPGATSYLYQNITADYSQLLDSSTNQIKASAVPEPTTVLGTLVVGILGIALSSNKIAFFSRKPKKIYRTYASKV from the coding sequence ATGAAAAGCTTTTTCAGCCTAGCCGCAGCGCAGGTAGCGCCTAGTTTGGTACTCTGTGCGACTTCTATCATTGCTTCTACTAATCTGGCTCAAGCTGCTGACTTAACATTTAACTGGAAAGGTGATGCTGGTTATTCGGCTTCTGGCTCGTTCAGCTACGATGAAACCACTACCCCAGCCATAATTTCCGAAAGTGGTGCGGGAGCTACAAAAGCCTTGCAGTCACTCAATGTTTCTTTTTTCAATCCATCACAGGAGTTGATTGGAACTAACAACGAAGTTGTTAATGGTGTATCAAGCAATCAGTTTTTCGATTTTAACTTTGACACGACTACAGGCAATTTGTTTGGGGCTTTTGATGTTGGCACTGGTAGTGGCATAGATGATGTTTTTCTCAGCAATGTTGAGGCTCCGGGTCGTATCTTCATCTCTCCGGGAGCGACCTCTTATCTTTACCAAAATATTACAGCAGACTATAGTCAATTACTCGATTCGAGTACGAATCAGATTAAAGCATCTGCGGTTCCTGAACCGACAACTGTTTTGGGAACCCTTGTAGTTGGCATTTTGGGTATAGCACTCAGCAGCAACAAAATTGCATTCTTCTCAAGAAAGCCAAAGAAAATCTACAGGACTTACGCATCTAAAGTATAA
- a CDS encoding SDR family NAD(P)-dependent oxidoreductase: protein MVVENQSTVVVTGASTGIGQACALLLDQLGFSVFAGVRQDADAQTLKQKGSQRLIPIFLDVTDAESIAAAVDKVTNAVGDVGILGLVNNAGIAVPGPLELLAIAEFQLQMQVNVTGQLAVTQAFLGLLRQSRGRIVNMGSIAGRSPAPFLGAYNASKFALEALTDVMRMELRPWGISVSIVEPGSIATPIWEKSLSQSEIAQHALPQSAQNLYGQAMNIVRKKMQILASKGISADIVAQVVVLALTAKQPKTRYLVGQDAKIGALLKHILPDRLHDRIILYLMGL, encoded by the coding sequence ATGGTTGTAGAAAATCAAAGTACAGTAGTGGTTACAGGAGCCTCAACAGGAATTGGTCAAGCGTGTGCTTTGCTTCTAGACCAATTAGGCTTCTCTGTTTTTGCTGGAGTGCGTCAAGATGCTGATGCTCAAACACTTAAACAGAAAGGGTCACAAAGGCTGATTCCGATTTTTTTAGATGTTACTGACGCTGAATCGATCGCAGCTGCGGTTGATAAGGTAACAAATGCAGTTGGTGATGTGGGAATTTTAGGTTTAGTGAATAATGCCGGGATTGCTGTTCCTGGGCCGTTAGAATTATTAGCGATCGCCGAATTTCAACTCCAGATGCAGGTTAATGTCACTGGACAATTAGCAGTGACACAAGCATTTCTGGGTCTTTTACGCCAAAGTCGGGGTCGAATTGTCAATATGGGTTCCATTGCTGGTAGGAGTCCTGCGCCGTTTTTGGGCGCTTACAATGCTTCTAAATTTGCTTTGGAAGCACTCACTGATGTGATGCGGATGGAGTTACGACCTTGGGGAATCTCGGTTTCAATTGTTGAACCTGGTTCTATTGCTACCCCAATCTGGGAAAAGTCTCTTAGTCAATCTGAAATAGCACAGCACGCTCTACCACAATCGGCACAAAATCTCTACGGTCAAGCGATGAATATTGTCCGCAAGAAAATGCAGATTCTCGCATCTAAGGGAATTTCTGCGGATATTGTCGCTCAAGTTGTTGTCCTTGCGCTGACTGCAAAGCAGCCCAAGACGCGCTATCTTGTTGGACAAGATGCCAAAATCGGAGCGTTGCTAAAGCATATTTTGCCCGATCGTTTGCATGACCGGATAATTTTATACTTAATGGGTTTATAG
- the tatC gene encoding twin-arginine translocase subunit TatC, which produces MTPSQDVDTVNVPNLDPEEYGNSDTDPLDELPGEVEMSLFDHLEELRQRIFYSLIAVAVGIIGCFFAVKPIVQLLEVPAQGVKFLQLAPGEYFFVSLKVAAYTGIVLTSPLILYQIIQFVLPGLTRRERRLLRPVVLGSSVLFGAGLVFAYLLLIPAALKFFISYGADVVEQLWSIDKYFEFVLLLLFSTGLAFQIPIIQLLLGNLNIVSSERMISGWRYVIMGAVVLGAVLTPSTDPLTQSLLAGAVLALYFGGVGLVKLTGK; this is translated from the coding sequence GTGACGCCTTCACAAGACGTAGATACTGTAAACGTTCCTAACCTCGACCCAGAAGAATATGGCAACTCAGACACCGATCCTCTTGATGAGTTGCCTGGTGAAGTCGAAATGTCCCTTTTCGACCATCTAGAAGAGTTGCGACAGCGGATTTTCTATTCGTTGATTGCCGTAGCAGTGGGCATTATTGGCTGTTTCTTTGCCGTTAAGCCAATTGTCCAGTTACTTGAGGTTCCAGCACAAGGAGTAAAATTCCTCCAACTTGCACCTGGAGAATATTTCTTTGTCTCTCTGAAAGTTGCGGCATATACTGGCATTGTACTTACTAGTCCTTTGATTCTTTACCAGATTATCCAGTTTGTGCTTCCAGGACTGACTCGCCGCGAACGCCGTTTACTGAGGCCTGTGGTTTTGGGTTCGAGTGTGCTATTTGGGGCGGGTTTAGTATTTGCCTATTTACTGCTTATCCCCGCAGCCTTGAAATTTTTCATTAGCTACGGAGCAGATGTAGTCGAACAACTTTGGTCAATTGATAAATATTTTGAATTTGTGCTGCTATTGTTATTCAGCACTGGTTTAGCATTTCAAATTCCGATCATCCAACTGTTGCTCGGTAATTTGAACATTGTCTCGTCAGAACGGATGATTTCTGGTTGGCGTTACGTGATTATGGGAGCAGTGGTTTTAGGAGCCGTCCTCACACCTTCTACTGACCCTCTGACTCAAAGTCTTTTAGCAGGAGCAGTTTTAGCGCTTTATTTCGGTGGTGTTGGACTGGTGAAGCTTACAGGTAAATAA
- a CDS encoding DUF3067 family protein, producing the protein MTGQELRQILLDKWGYSYDVQFRRAQGKIFLQVMWKYLEQASFPLNEAEYQEHLDSIANYLHALGGSTQVETFITQTRDRPRLGKAVSIPLDLGERSSEWIL; encoded by the coding sequence ATGACAGGACAGGAATTACGTCAGATATTGCTTGATAAGTGGGGATATTCTTATGATGTCCAGTTCCGGCGGGCACAGGGAAAGATATTTTTGCAAGTAATGTGGAAATACTTGGAGCAAGCTTCTTTTCCCTTGAATGAGGCGGAGTACCAAGAGCATCTTGATAGCATTGCCAATTATCTTCATGCCTTGGGTGGGTCAACGCAAGTAGAAACATTTATCACACAAACACGCGATCGCCCCCGGCTTGGCAAAGCTGTCAGCATTCCTCTCGATTTGGGCGAACGTTCTTCGGAATGGATATTGTGA
- the petC gene encoding cytochrome b6-f complex iron-sulfur subunit, giving the protein MAQFSESADVPDMGRRQFMNLLTFGTVTGVALGALYPVVKYFIPPAAGGAGGGVTAKDELGNDVSVTKFLENRNAGDRNLVQGLKGDPTYIVVDSKEAIKDYGINAICTHLGCVVPWNVAENKFKCPCHGSQYDETGKVVRGPAPLSLPLAHTNVNDDKIVLTPWTETDFRTGDAPWWG; this is encoded by the coding sequence ATGGCTCAATTTTCTGAATCAGCAGACGTGCCCGATATGGGGCGTCGTCAGTTCATGAATCTGCTCACTTTTGGGACTGTCACTGGAGTAGCTCTGGGTGCATTGTATCCCGTTGTCAAGTACTTTATTCCACCAGCAGCAGGTGGCGCTGGTGGTGGTGTAACGGCAAAAGACGAGTTAGGTAACGATGTTAGTGTCACTAAATTTCTAGAAAACCGGAATGCAGGCGATCGCAACCTAGTTCAAGGACTAAAGGGAGATCCTACCTATATTGTGGTAGACAGCAAAGAGGCGATCAAAGATTATGGCATTAACGCCATCTGTACCCACTTAGGTTGTGTCGTCCCCTGGAACGTTGCTGAGAACAAATTCAAGTGTCCTTGTCATGGTTCCCAGTATGACGAAACTGGTAAGGTTGTTCGGGGACCAGCGCCTCTGTCTCTGCCTTTAGCCCATACCAACGTAAACGACGACAAAATCGTTTTAACTCCTTGGACTGAAACCGACTTCCGCACAGGTGATGCACCTTGGTGGGGTTAA